One genomic window of Elaeis guineensis isolate ETL-2024a chromosome 2, EG11, whole genome shotgun sequence includes the following:
- the LOC105053740 gene encoding splicing factor Cactin isoform X1, translated as MGKRENERESRKERSSRRRRTPSSYEEDDSSETASESPPRRRRRGHSSDHESSRRRRSQRGRQSSSSDTIGSSESESDDLHGRRRKRSSREITEEEILEYMAKKAQKKALKVAKKLKSNAVSGYSNDSNPFGDSNLTEKFVWRKKIERDVAQGQPLDISVKAEKKRQRERMAEIEKVKKRREERAIEKAQHEEEMAMLARERARAEFQDWEKKEEEFHFDQSKIRSEIRLREGRIKPIDILSKNLNGSEDFDIEINEPYMVFKGLTVKEMEELHDDIKMHLDMDTPTQTHTEYWEALMVICDWELGEARKRDALDRARVRGEEPPADVLAEERGLHLSIETDVKDLLEGKTFNELESMQRQIESQMRSGTAKVVEYWEAVLKRLQIYKAKACLKEIHASLLRKHLERLEQPVEAEQGLETDNEIKFKEEDMVLDAAEAKSYSPEPAVDEPRDEPEEEAGSFSPELLHGDEDEEAIDPEEDRAELDRKREAVVVEQQRRIQEAMAAKTSTPDDMELKAMKAMGAMEEGDAVFGAGAEVNLDSQVYWWHDKYRPRKPKYFNRVHTGYEWNKYNQTHYDHDNPPPKIVQGYKFNIFYPDLVDKSKAPTYTIEKDGSNGETCLIRFHAGPPYEDIAFRIVNKEWEYSHKKGFKCTFERGILHVYFNFKRYRYRR; from the exons ATGGGGAAACGCGAAAACGAGAGAGAGAGCCGGAAAGAGCGCTCATCGCGACGGCGAAGGACGCCGTCCTCGTACGAAGAGGACGATTCTTCCGAAACGGCTTCGGAGTCCCCTCCGAGAAGGCGGCGGCGGGGCCACAGCAGCGACCACGAGAGTAGCAGGCGGCGGCGGAGCCAACGCGGCCGCCAGAGCTCCTCCAGCGACACCATCGGCTCGTCAGAGTCCGAATCCGATGACCTCCATGGAAGGCGCCGGAAGAGGTCGTCTAGAGAGATCACCGAGGAGGAGATCCTGGAGTATATGGCCAAGAAAGCCCAGAAGAAG GCATTGAAGGTGGCCAAGAAGCTGAAATCGAATGCTGTTTCTGGTTATTCTAACGATTCTAATCCTTTCGGCGACTCCAACCTTACGGAGAA GTTTGTATGGCGAAAGAAGATAGAGCGTGATGTTGCTCAAGGCCAACCTTTGGACATATCTGTCAAAGCTGAAAAGAAGAGGCAAAGGGAAAGGATG GCAGAAATTGAAAAGGttaagaaaaggagagaggaaaggGCAATCGAAAAGGCACAACACGAGGAGGAGATG GCAATGCTAGCCAGGGAACGAGCTCGGGCAGAGTTTCAGGACTgggagaagaaagaggaagag TTCCATTTTGACCAAAGCAAGATCAGATCTGAGATTAGATTGCGTGAAGGGCGCATAAAACCTATCGATATACTTTCCAAGAACCTCAATGGTTCAGAAGATTTTGATATTGAAATAAATGAACCTTACATGGTATTCAAG GGTTTAACGGTGAAGGAAATGGAAGAGCTTCATGATGACATCAAAATGCATCTGGATATGGATACACCAACTCAGACACATACTGAGTATTGGGAG GCACTAATGGTAATCTGTGACTGGGAGCTTGGTGAGGCTCGGAAAAGAGATGCGCTAGATCGAGCTAGGGTACGTGGTGAGGAGCCACCTGCCGACGTCCTTGCAGAAGAAAGGGGTCTCCATTTGAGCATTGAGACAGATGTAAAGGATCTCTTAGAAGGGAAAACATTCAATGAGTTGGAGTCCATGCAACGTCAGATCGAGTCACAGATGCGCTCAGGCACAGCCAAGGTTGTTGAGTATTGGGAAGCTGTTTTGAAGCGCCTTCAGATATATAAGGCAAAG GCATGTTTAAAGGAAATCCATGCTTCTCTGTTGAGAAAGCATCTAGAACGTTTAGAGCAACCTGTGGAGGCTGAACAGGGCTTGGAAACAGATAACGAAATTAAGTTTAAAGAGGAAGACATGGTGCTTGATGCAGCGG AAGCAAAGTCCTATTCTCCTGAACCTGCAGTTGATGAACCAAGAGATGAGCCAGAAGAAGAGGCAGGTTCCTTTTCACCTGAGCTCTTGCATGGTGATGAAGATGAAGAGGCAATTGATCCTGAAGAGGATAGAGCTGAGCTG GATCGGAAACGTGAGGCGGTAGTAGTAGAGCAACAGAGAAGGATTCAGGAAGCAATGGCAGCAAAGACAAGCACACCCGATGATATGGAGCTGAAAGCAATGAAAGCAATGGGAGCTATGGAGGAAGGTGATGCAGTTTTTGGTGCTGGTGCTGAAGTAAATCTGGATTCACAG GTGTACTGGTGGCATGATAAATACCGTCCGAGAAAGCCCAAGTATTTCAATAGGGTTCACACTGGATATGAGTGGAACAAGTATAACCAAACACATTATGATCATGACAATCCCCCTCCTAAAATTGTACAGGGCtacaaatttaatattttttacccTGATCTCGTTGACAAATCAAAAGCTCCTACTTACACTATTGAAAAGGATGGGAGTAATGGTGAGACATGCCTCATAAGATTTCATGCAGGGCCTCCATACGAGGATATT GCCTTCCGTATTGTGAATAAGGAATGGGAATATTCTCACAAGAAGGGTTTCAAATGTACGTTTGAGCGGGGCATTCTACATGTGTATTTCAACTTCAAGCGCTATCGCTACCGTAGGTAA
- the LOC105053740 gene encoding splicing factor Cactin isoform X2 — MGKRENERESRKERSSRRRRTPSSYEEDDSSETASESPPRRRRRGHSSDHESSRRRRSQRGRQSSSSDTIGSSESESDDLHGRRRKRSSREITEEEILEYMAKKAQKKALKVAKKLKSNAVSGYSNDSNPFGDSNLTEKFVWRKKIERDVAQGQPLDISVKAEKKRQRERMAEIEKVKKRREERAIEKAQHEEEMAMLARERARAEFQDWEKKEEEFHFDQSKIRSEIRLREGRIKPIDILSKNLNGSEDFDIEINEPYMVFKGLTVKEMEELHDDIKMHLDMDTPTQTHTEYWEALMVICDWELGEARKRDALDRARVRGEEPPADVLAEERGLHLSIETDVKDLLEGKTFNELESMQRQIESQMRSGTAKVVEYWEAVLKRLQIYKAKACLKEIHASLLRKHLERLEQPVEAEQGLETDNEIKFKEEDMVLDAAEAKSYSPEPAVDEPRDEPEEEAGSFSPELLHGDEDEEAIDPEEDRAELDRKREAVVVEQQRRIQEAMAAKTSTPDDMELKAMKAMGAMEEGDAVFGAGAEVNLDSQVANSLSLSLPARLRGVLVA; from the exons ATGGGGAAACGCGAAAACGAGAGAGAGAGCCGGAAAGAGCGCTCATCGCGACGGCGAAGGACGCCGTCCTCGTACGAAGAGGACGATTCTTCCGAAACGGCTTCGGAGTCCCCTCCGAGAAGGCGGCGGCGGGGCCACAGCAGCGACCACGAGAGTAGCAGGCGGCGGCGGAGCCAACGCGGCCGCCAGAGCTCCTCCAGCGACACCATCGGCTCGTCAGAGTCCGAATCCGATGACCTCCATGGAAGGCGCCGGAAGAGGTCGTCTAGAGAGATCACCGAGGAGGAGATCCTGGAGTATATGGCCAAGAAAGCCCAGAAGAAG GCATTGAAGGTGGCCAAGAAGCTGAAATCGAATGCTGTTTCTGGTTATTCTAACGATTCTAATCCTTTCGGCGACTCCAACCTTACGGAGAA GTTTGTATGGCGAAAGAAGATAGAGCGTGATGTTGCTCAAGGCCAACCTTTGGACATATCTGTCAAAGCTGAAAAGAAGAGGCAAAGGGAAAGGATG GCAGAAATTGAAAAGGttaagaaaaggagagaggaaaggGCAATCGAAAAGGCACAACACGAGGAGGAGATG GCAATGCTAGCCAGGGAACGAGCTCGGGCAGAGTTTCAGGACTgggagaagaaagaggaagag TTCCATTTTGACCAAAGCAAGATCAGATCTGAGATTAGATTGCGTGAAGGGCGCATAAAACCTATCGATATACTTTCCAAGAACCTCAATGGTTCAGAAGATTTTGATATTGAAATAAATGAACCTTACATGGTATTCAAG GGTTTAACGGTGAAGGAAATGGAAGAGCTTCATGATGACATCAAAATGCATCTGGATATGGATACACCAACTCAGACACATACTGAGTATTGGGAG GCACTAATGGTAATCTGTGACTGGGAGCTTGGTGAGGCTCGGAAAAGAGATGCGCTAGATCGAGCTAGGGTACGTGGTGAGGAGCCACCTGCCGACGTCCTTGCAGAAGAAAGGGGTCTCCATTTGAGCATTGAGACAGATGTAAAGGATCTCTTAGAAGGGAAAACATTCAATGAGTTGGAGTCCATGCAACGTCAGATCGAGTCACAGATGCGCTCAGGCACAGCCAAGGTTGTTGAGTATTGGGAAGCTGTTTTGAAGCGCCTTCAGATATATAAGGCAAAG GCATGTTTAAAGGAAATCCATGCTTCTCTGTTGAGAAAGCATCTAGAACGTTTAGAGCAACCTGTGGAGGCTGAACAGGGCTTGGAAACAGATAACGAAATTAAGTTTAAAGAGGAAGACATGGTGCTTGATGCAGCGG AAGCAAAGTCCTATTCTCCTGAACCTGCAGTTGATGAACCAAGAGATGAGCCAGAAGAAGAGGCAGGTTCCTTTTCACCTGAGCTCTTGCATGGTGATGAAGATGAAGAGGCAATTGATCCTGAAGAGGATAGAGCTGAGCTG GATCGGAAACGTGAGGCGGTAGTAGTAGAGCAACAGAGAAGGATTCAGGAAGCAATGGCAGCAAAGACAAGCACACCCGATGATATGGAGCTGAAAGCAATGAAAGCAATGGGAGCTATGGAGGAAGGTGATGCAGTTTTTGGTGCTGGTGCTGAAGTAAATCTGGATTCACAGGTAgcaaattctctctctctctctctcccggcGCGTCTCAGAG GTGTACTGGTGGCATGA
- the LOC105053752 gene encoding protein argonaute MEL1, whose amino-acid sequence MSRRGGGGRRGGGDYYREPQPGAPSSGQRGGGRGGRGGGGRGRGGGGGGRGGYGEGHAPPPATADYPSPRAQEERQRPMDPSPSSVSATVSSSSLSRDMDRQLSLREPGEAGTSGPTPPSPPSAPVVVTPPASSKALRHPSRPGFGKVGRKCVVKANHFLVEVADKDLCHYDVSINPEPISKTTNRNVISELVRLHKDSQLGRRMAVYDGRKSWYTAGALPFTSKNFVIKLPDIGRDGNVRGEKEYNVTIKFAGHPDLHHLQEFLRGRQMDAPQETIQVLDVVLRESPSTRYTAVSRSFFSPQFGNPKDIGGGIEVWRGYYQSLRPMQMGPSLNVDTSATSFYKSVPVVDFVVDYLNLRDRSRPLSDADRVKIKKALRGLRVEATHRRESRIRYRITGITSMPMSQLTFDAGEGGTKISVIQYFRQRYSYALKYAHWPCLQAGSDSRPIYLPMEVCTILEGQRYGKKLNERQVTEMLSFTCERPQDRERNILEVVSQNNYNDDKYAKEFGIRVRNQLAAVDARVLPPPKLKYHDSGREKMCSPIVGQWNMINKKMINGGTIEYWTCLNFSRVLPNDVSRFCNDLVAMCNDKGMVFNPEPFTSIRSARLNDMESALREVYHQSMERLSRMGKHIQLLIVVLPEMRGYYGKVKRVCDTELGIVSQCCLPKHVSSRGNKQYLENVALKINVKCGGRNTVLEDALRNNIPYVTDRPTIIFGADVTHPSPGEDSSPSIAAVVGSIDWPEITKYKGLVSAQEHRKEMIQDLYTLKQDSQKVNPHGGMIRELLLSFYRSVRQKPERIIFYRDGVSEGQFAELLLYEMDAIRRACASLQDGYLPPVTFIVVQKRHHTRLFPQVHGERSSTDRSGNILPGTVVDTKICHPTEFDFYLCSHAGIKGTSRPTHYHVLLDENHFSADTLQMLTNNLCYTYARCTRSVSVVPPAYYAHLAAFRARYYIESEFSDGGSTSIGSFRDRSAVVRHLPQIKDSVQEVMFFC is encoded by the exons ATGTCGAGGCGTGGGGGTGGCGGCCGCCGGGGAGGCGGCGATTACTATCGGGAGCCGCAGCCCGGAGCTCCGTCCTCCGGCCAGCGAGGAGGAGGACGGGGAGGTAGAGGCGGCGGAGGGAGAGGACGGGGCGGCGGTGGAGGCGGCCGTGGTGGCTATGGAGAAGGGCATGCTCCGCCGCCGGCCACCGCAGACTATCCGTCGCCCCGAGCGCAGGAGGAGCGCCAGAGGCCGATGGATCCTTCGCCGTCATCTGTGTCCGCGACAGTATCCTCCTCGTCCTTAAGTCGGGACATGGATCGGCAGCTCTCGCTCCGGGAACCGGGGGAGGCCGGAACATCCGGTCCGACGCCTCCGTCGCCGCCTTCGGCGCCGGTGGTGGTGACGCCTCCGGCGTCGAGCAAGGCTCTTAGGCATCCATCTAGACCGGGGTTCGGCAAGGTTGGGAGAAAGTGCGTGGTGAAGGCGAATCACTTTCTTGTGGAAGTCGCGGACAAGGACTTGTGCCATTATGAC GTTTCAATCAACCCAGAACCGATATCCAAGACTACAAACAGAAATGTGATCAGCGAGCTTGTGAGGTTGCATAAGGACTCCCAGTTAGGCAGGCGAATGGCTGTTTATGATGGAAGGAAAAGCTGGTACACTGCTGGTGCTCTACCGTTTACATCGAAGAATTTCGTGATAAAATTGCCCGACATTGGTCGAGACGGCAATGTTAG GGGGGAGAAGGAATATAACGTCACGATTAAGTTTGCTGGGCACCCTGATCTCCACCATCTCCAAGAGTTCTTACGTGGGAGGCAGATGGATGCCCCTCAAGAAACTATTCAAGTTCTTGACGTGGTTCTGAGGGAATCACCTTCGACAAG ATATACTGCTGTGTCCAGGTCATTTTTCTCTCCCCAGTTTGGGAATCCAAAGGACATTGGGGGTGGGATAGAAGTTTGGAGGGGTTATTACCAAAGTCTTCGTCCCATGCAGATGGGACCTTCTTTGAACGTCG ACACCTCTGCAACATCATTTTACAAGTCTGTACCTGTTGTAGACTTCGTTGTTGATTATCTTAACCTCCGCGATCGATCAAGGCCCTTATCCGACGCAGATCGCGTTAAG ATAAAGAAAGCCCTAAGAGGGCTAAGAGTTGAGGCCACGCATAGGAGAGAATCAAGGATACGCTATAGGATCACGGGAATAACATCGATGCCCATGAGTCAATTGAC GTTTGATGCTGGAGAAGGGGGGACAAAGATTTCTGTAATTCAATATTTTAGACAACGGTATAGCTACGCTCTCAAGTATGCCCATTGGCCTTGTCTTCAAGCTGGCAGCGATAGCAGGCCGATCTACTTGCCAATGGAG GTGTGCACAATTTTAGAAGGTCAGAGGTATGGAAAGAAGCTGAATGAACGACAAGTAACTGAAATGCTGAGCTTTACATGCGAACGCCCTCAAGATAGGGAGCGCAATATTCTGGAG GTGGTGAGTCAAAACAATTACAATGACGATAAGTATGCAAAAGAGTTTGGAATTAGGGTTAGAAATCAGCTTGCTGCTGTTGATGCTCGGGTTTTGCCACCTCCAAAG TTAAAGTATCATGACTCTGGGAGGGAGAAGATGTGCAGTCCTATTGTGGGTCAGTGGAACATGATCAACAAG AAAATGATTAACGGTGGAACTATAGAATATTGGACATGCTTGAATTTTTCACGTGTTCTCCCAAATGATGTCTCTCGGTTTTGCAATGATCTGGTTGCGATGTGTAATGACAAAGGGATG GTATTCAATCCAGAACCGTTTACTAGCATTCGGTCGGCACGCCTTAATGATATGGAATCTGCTCTTAGAGAGGTCTATCATCAATCTATGGAAAGACTATCTCGCATGGGGAAACATATCCAGTTGCTGATTGTTGTTCTGCCTGAAATGAGAGGCTATTATG GAAAGGTCAAGCGGGTATGCGATACCGAGCTTGGCATTGTATCACAATGCTGCTTACCAAAGCATGTATCCAGCAGGGGAAACAAGCAGTATCTAGAAAATGTTGCATTGAAAATCAATGTTAAG TGTGGTGGGCGCAACACGGTACTCGAAGATGCCCTTCGTAATAACATTCCCTATGTAACGGACAGGCCAACAATTATATTTGGTGCTGACGTGACACATCCTTCTCCAGGAGAAGATTCTTCACCATCAATTGCAGCG GTTGTTGGTTCTATAGACTGGCCAGAGATCACAAAATACAAAGGTCTTGTATCTGCTCAAGAacatagaaaggagatgatacaGGATCTTTATACGTTAAAACAAGATTCACAAAAAGTTAATCCACATGGAGGCATGATAAG AGAATTATTGCTTTCTTTCTATAGATCAGTGAGGCAGAAGCCCGAGAGAATAATATTCTACAG GGATGGTGTCAGTGAAGGTCAATTTGCTGAGCTATTGCTTTATGAAATGGATGCAATACGGagg GCTTGCGCCTCGTTGCAGGATGGGTACTTGCCTCCTGTCACGTTTATTGTAGTACAGAAGAGGCATCACACTCGCTTATTTCCTCAAGTTCATGGAGAACGAAGTTCAACGGATCGAAGTGGAAACATATTACCAG GAACTGTGGTCGATACAAAGATTTGTCATCCgacagaatttgatttctatctttgcAGTCATGCCGGTATaaag GGAACCAGCAGGCCAACACATTATCATGTACTgttggatgagaatcatttttctgctgatacattgcagatgctaactaacaatctttGCTACAC GTATGCTCGTTGTACTCGTTCGGTTTCAGTCG TTCCTCCAGCATATTATGCACATCTGGCTGCTTTTCGTGCTCGGTATTATATAGAATCTGAATTTTCTGATGGAGGATCAACATCAATTGGTAGTTTTAGGGATCGATCTGCTGTAGTGCGTCATCTGCCGCAGATCAAAGACAGTGTTCAAGAAGTTatgtttttttgttaa